A stretch of the Porifericola rhodea genome encodes the following:
- the leuS gene encoding leucine--tRNA ligase, translated as MAEYDFRQIEKKWQKYWKENKIYKVEVDTSKPKYYVLDMFPYPSGAGLHVGHPLGYIASDIVSRYKRLKGYNVLHPMGFDAFGLPAEQYAIQTGQHPAITTEQNISRYKEQLDNIGFSFDWDKEVQTSNPNYYKWTQWIFLQLFHSWYNKATDKAEPIEELISLFEKEGNQNLEAACDEDTPSFTAEAWKAMSEDEQQHMLLKYRLTYVSDTVVNWCPELGTVLANDEVKDGYSERGGFPVERRKMRQWMMRITAYADRLLSGLEKVDWSDSLKEMQRNWIGKSYGCELDFKVKDSDIVLTAFTTRPDTIYGVTYVTLAPEHELISQLTTDEQKAEVEAYVEVAKNRSERDRMADVKTVSGVFTGSYVINPINGEEIPLWVADYVLAGYGTGVVMAVPSSDDRDFRFAKHFNLPIRMVIEGTDNMEDPTEKKHGKMINSDFLNGMESTDAIKAVNERAEKEGVGKPKVNYRMRDAVFSRQRYWGEPVPMYFKDGVPQPLNTEELPLNLPAIDEYKPTPTGEPPLGRATDWKYNNQYEYELTTMPGWAGSSWYHFRYMDPHNEDEVVSKTKQSYWENVDLYIGGTEHATGHLLYSRFWTKFLYDRGYITVDEPYKKLVNQGMIQGVSNFVYRVSGENKYVSYNLRKEYKTTAMYVDVNIVHDGKLDIEAFKQWRPDAADAEFVLEDNAYLCGSEVEKMSKSKFNVVNPDDVIKQYGADTLRMYEMFLGPLEQSKPWNTNGIDGVYKFLRKLWRLFYNDNGELVLNNEKATEAELKILHKTIKKAQDDIENLSFNTSVSSFMICVNELTSLKCHKKEVLQELVLILSPYAPHIAEELWSVLGNTGSISQASFPTYDEKYLIEEAHEYPISVNGKVRAKMKFGLDVPKDEIEKEVLASEQVQKWTQGKAPKRVIIVPKKIVNIVV; from the coding sequence ATGGCTGAATACGACTTTCGTCAAATAGAAAAGAAGTGGCAGAAGTATTGGAAAGAAAATAAAATTTACAAAGTTGAGGTAGATACCAGTAAACCTAAATACTATGTGCTGGATATGTTTCCCTACCCTTCGGGGGCCGGACTGCACGTAGGGCACCCTCTAGGTTATATTGCTTCTGATATTGTATCTCGCTACAAAAGGCTGAAAGGCTACAATGTGCTTCACCCTATGGGTTTTGATGCTTTCGGCTTACCCGCAGAGCAATATGCAATCCAGACCGGGCAGCACCCTGCCATTACTACTGAACAAAATATCAGTCGTTACAAAGAGCAGCTAGATAATATTGGCTTTTCATTTGACTGGGATAAAGAAGTTCAGACTTCTAATCCTAACTATTATAAATGGACGCAGTGGATTTTTTTACAATTGTTCCACAGTTGGTACAACAAGGCTACTGATAAAGCGGAACCCATAGAAGAGCTTATCAGCCTGTTTGAAAAAGAAGGTAACCAAAACCTTGAGGCCGCCTGCGATGAAGATACCCCCTCTTTTACTGCGGAAGCCTGGAAAGCTATGAGTGAGGATGAGCAGCAACATATGCTCCTCAAATATCGCCTGACTTATGTATCTGATACTGTAGTAAACTGGTGTCCTGAGCTAGGCACTGTGCTGGCCAACGATGAGGTGAAAGACGGATACTCCGAAAGAGGAGGATTTCCAGTAGAGCGTCGTAAGATGCGACAGTGGATGATGCGAATAACAGCTTATGCGGATCGCTTACTTTCTGGTCTGGAAAAAGTAGATTGGTCAGACTCCTTAAAGGAGATGCAACGCAACTGGATTGGAAAGTCCTATGGTTGTGAGCTGGATTTTAAAGTTAAAGACAGCGACATAGTACTTACTGCCTTTACCACTCGCCCCGATACTATTTATGGAGTTACCTATGTGACTCTCGCCCCTGAGCATGAACTGATATCACAACTTACTACAGACGAACAAAAGGCAGAAGTAGAAGCCTACGTAGAAGTTGCTAAAAACCGCTCTGAGAGAGACCGTATGGCAGATGTAAAAACTGTCTCTGGTGTATTTACCGGAAGCTATGTGATTAACCCTATCAATGGAGAAGAAATCCCGCTTTGGGTAGCAGATTATGTTCTTGCGGGCTATGGTACAGGGGTTGTAATGGCAGTGCCCTCTTCTGATGATCGCGATTTTCGTTTTGCCAAGCACTTCAACCTGCCTATCCGTATGGTCATTGAAGGCACAGACAATATGGAAGACCCTACCGAGAAGAAACATGGCAAGATGATTAATTCTGATTTTCTTAACGGTATGGAGTCTACCGATGCTATAAAAGCAGTAAACGAACGCGCAGAAAAAGAAGGGGTAGGTAAGCCAAAAGTGAATTACCGAATGAGAGATGCCGTATTTAGCCGTCAGCGCTATTGGGGTGAACCGGTGCCTATGTATTTTAAGGACGGTGTACCTCAGCCGCTAAATACCGAAGAGCTTCCTCTCAATTTACCGGCTATTGATGAGTATAAGCCTACACCTACCGGTGAGCCCCCTTTAGGAAGAGCTACCGACTGGAAATACAATAACCAGTACGAATACGAACTCACTACCATGCCGGGCTGGGCTGGTTCCAGCTGGTATCACTTCCGCTACATGGACCCTCACAATGAGGATGAGGTAGTAAGTAAGACCAAGCAAAGCTATTGGGAAAATGTAGATTTATATATTGGAGGTACTGAGCACGCTACTGGCCACCTGTTGTATTCTCGCTTCTGGACTAAATTCCTCTACGATCGTGGATACATCACTGTTGATGAGCCTTACAAGAAACTGGTAAACCAGGGAATGATTCAGGGAGTCTCTAATTTTGTTTACCGAGTAAGCGGAGAGAATAAATATGTGTCTTATAATCTTAGAAAAGAATACAAGACCACTGCTATGTACGTAGATGTAAATATTGTTCATGATGGTAAACTAGATATAGAAGCATTTAAGCAATGGCGTCCTGATGCTGCTGATGCAGAATTTGTGCTGGAAGATAATGCATACTTATGCGGCAGCGAAGTAGAAAAAATGTCAAAATCCAAGTTTAATGTAGTTAATCCAGATGATGTAATTAAACAATACGGAGCTGATACATTAAGAATGTACGAGATGTTCCTTGGGCCATTGGAGCAATCCAAACCCTGGAATACAAATGGTATAGACGGTGTATACAAATTTCTCCGTAAGCTTTGGCGACTATTCTATAATGATAATGGTGAACTGGTACTAAATAATGAGAAGGCAACAGAAGCTGAGCTTAAAATTCTTCACAAAACCATCAAAAAGGCTCAAGATGATATAGAAAACCTCTCATTCAACACTTCTGTTAGTAGCTTCATGATTTGTGTAAATGAGCTAACCAGCCTGAAGTGCCATAAAAAAGAGGTTCTTCAAGAGTTGGTACTTATTCTATCGCCCTATGCACCTCACATTGCAGAAGAACTCTGGTCTGTATTGGGTAATACAGGTAGCATCTCACAAGCCAGCTTTCCTACCTATGATGAAAAGTATCTGATAGAAGAAGCTCATGAGTATCCTATTTCTGTAAATGGTAAGGTAAGAGCCAAAATGAAGTTTGGACTGGACGTACCTAAAGATGAAATAGAAAAAGAAGTACTGGCCTCAGAGCAGGTTCAAAAGTGGACACAGGGTAAGGCTCCCAAACGTGTCATCATTGTTCCTAAAAAGATTGTTAATATTGTGGTCTAA
- a CDS encoding CHAD domain-containing protein — protein MSLRINLQETIPSNVERIMQSFLEDCKTSLQNDEPHKAIHQTRKNMKKMRAFCRLLRDEIGNKNFKKTNTFYRDVARQISEERDISAMQETLIMLHDELDVQLCGQAYTDIKNHFSSRKAAVTRLRINRDRILDKVMDDLKNADKYHQKWKVKNRGFDVFAKGVEITYTRCQKAMKLAYKKKDTEHFHEWRKRCKYLRYEVDFLRDIWKEPMSTLESELHQLTDYLGNDHDLAVLKSYIQGMQYENEEAIAAIFALIDTKRKEYQKLAKPLGQRILWEAPDQFVSRLASYWKYGLKEFSIKQEQPPLAVS, from the coding sequence ATGAGCTTAAGAATTAATCTTCAAGAAACGATACCTTCCAATGTAGAGCGAATTATGCAGTCTTTTCTAGAAGACTGCAAAACCTCTTTACAAAACGATGAGCCACACAAGGCCATTCACCAGACCCGCAAAAACATGAAGAAAATGAGAGCTTTTTGCAGACTGCTGCGTGATGAAATTGGTAATAAAAATTTTAAAAAGACCAATACATTTTATCGCGATGTGGCACGTCAAATTTCCGAAGAGAGGGATATAAGTGCCATGCAGGAAACCCTGATTATGCTACATGACGAGTTGGATGTGCAACTTTGTGGTCAGGCTTATACAGATATCAAAAACCATTTTTCTTCACGTAAGGCAGCGGTAACCAGGCTGAGGATAAACAGAGACAGAATTCTGGATAAAGTGATGGATGACCTTAAAAACGCGGATAAGTATCATCAGAAGTGGAAAGTAAAAAACAGAGGCTTTGATGTATTTGCCAAAGGTGTTGAAATAACATATACTCGCTGCCAGAAGGCCATGAAGTTAGCTTACAAGAAAAAAGACACCGAGCATTTTCACGAATGGAGGAAAAGGTGCAAATACCTCAGGTACGAGGTAGATTTTCTAAGAGATATCTGGAAAGAACCCATGAGTACACTGGAAAGTGAGCTTCATCAGCTTACAGATTATTTAGGAAATGACCATGACCTGGCAGTTTTAAAAAGCTATATTCAGGGTATGCAATACGAGAACGAAGAGGCCATAGCAGCTATCTTCGCTTTGATAGATACAAAAAGAAAAGAATATCAGAAGTTAGCCAAACCCTTAGGCCAAAGAATTTTATGGGAGGCTCCGGATCAGTTTGTGAGTAGGCTGGCAAGCTATTGGAAATATGGCCTAAAAGAATTTAGTATTAAACAAGAGCAGCCACCACTTGCAGTATCGTAA
- the rfaD gene encoding ADP-glyceromanno-heptose 6-epimerase has protein sequence MMIVTGAAGFIGSCLISKLNEENFNYIIAVDQFDDPAKLKNLEGKKIQEKVHRDDFFDWLDRNYEEVEFIFHIGARTDTTEFDTAIFDKLNLNYSKEIWSRCVDYQIPLVYASSAATYGSGELGYKDDESIIPQLLPLNPYGESKNEFDKWALNQEKKPFFWAGLKFFNVYGPNEYHKARMASVIWHAYRQISEKGEMKLFRSHNPEYKDGEQMRDFVYVKDVVEVCYFLMRHRIDSGIYNLGSGKARTFLDLTKAVFKAMDKEENIGFIDTPEDIREKYQYFTEADMSKLKSIGYDKAFYSLEEGISEYIKTYLSKQKYY, from the coding sequence ATGATGATTGTCACCGGGGCAGCCGGCTTTATAGGTAGCTGTCTGATCTCCAAACTCAATGAAGAAAACTTCAACTATATTATTGCTGTAGATCAATTTGATGATCCGGCTAAGCTCAAAAACCTGGAAGGCAAAAAAATTCAGGAGAAAGTACACCGTGACGATTTTTTTGATTGGCTGGACCGTAATTATGAAGAGGTTGAATTCATTTTCCACATTGGTGCCCGTACCGATACTACCGAATTTGATACCGCTATATTTGATAAACTAAACCTTAACTACAGCAAAGAAATATGGAGTCGCTGCGTAGACTATCAAATTCCGCTCGTTTATGCTTCATCTGCCGCCACTTACGGGTCTGGAGAGCTTGGCTACAAAGATGATGAAAGCATCATTCCTCAACTGCTACCCCTCAACCCGTATGGTGAGTCAAAAAACGAGTTTGATAAGTGGGCTCTAAATCAGGAAAAAAAGCCCTTCTTTTGGGCAGGGCTAAAGTTTTTTAATGTGTATGGGCCTAATGAGTACCACAAAGCACGTATGGCCTCAGTAATCTGGCATGCCTATCGTCAAATTTCGGAAAAGGGCGAAATGAAGCTATTCCGCTCGCATAACCCTGAGTACAAAGACGGTGAGCAAATGCGTGACTTCGTGTATGTTAAGGATGTTGTGGAGGTTTGCTACTTCCTGATGCGTCATCGTATAGACTCCGGCATTTATAATCTGGGTAGTGGTAAAGCACGCACCTTCTTAGATCTTACCAAAGCAGTCTTCAAAGCTATGGATAAAGAAGAAAATATCGGCTTTATAGATACCCCCGAAGATATTCGCGAAAAGTATCAGTATTTTACAGAGGCCGATATGAGCAAATTAAAATCAATAGGTTATGACAAGGCTTTTTATAGCCTGGAAGAAGGTATAAGCGAGTACATTAAAACTTATTTAAGTAAGCAAAAATACTATTGA
- a CDS encoding sulfatase family protein — protein sequence MLRSNLRLFIFLPIIFLCSLQSVPVLAQSRPNIIVFIADDAGWRDFGCYGNRAIKTSNIDMLAQKGMKFNQAFLTTPQCSPTRTSLLSGQFAHTIRTEDLHSPLNENVKIVPELLRANGYYTALLGKSHIGDAAIRKFDVFYPGKGNPMPDDFAKVLSASNKSPFFAWYAFMDPHRIYQDSTIADGHAPESVVVPPYLADTPESRKDLANYYDEITRMDRNIGQVMNMLREKGKLENTLIFFMSDNGKPFTRAKGTLYDEGIKTPFIVSWPGRVARKSVSDALVSMIDLAPTILEAAGVQKSEQMYGKSLLPLFYRQENKGDEYVFAERNWHDCDEHMRSVRSDSFKLIFNAYIDLPHGTAADLAGSPAHQALLQLKRNGELNHEQSLVFQTPRPQVEFYNLIDDPWEFNNLAYDVQYRPLIQKHMRALMEWMKNTADFDPHYRKRYDNTDRVSGTIFMFGRPGLYNELKEDDNPLSRVLQNDFL from the coding sequence ATGTTACGATCTAACCTAAGGCTATTCATTTTTTTGCCAATTATTTTCTTGTGTAGCCTTCAGTCTGTGCCTGTTTTAGCACAAAGCCGACCTAATATTATTGTTTTTATTGCTGATGACGCAGGTTGGAGAGACTTCGGTTGTTACGGCAATCGTGCTATCAAAACGAGCAATATAGATATGCTGGCTCAAAAAGGGATGAAGTTTAATCAGGCTTTTTTAACTACACCTCAGTGTAGTCCTACACGCACGAGTTTGTTAAGCGGACAGTTTGCGCATACCATAAGAACAGAAGATTTACATAGTCCACTCAACGAAAATGTTAAGATTGTTCCTGAACTTTTACGAGCCAATGGCTACTACACCGCTCTTTTGGGTAAGTCACACATAGGTGATGCCGCAATACGCAAATTTGATGTGTTTTATCCCGGTAAAGGGAATCCTATGCCAGATGACTTTGCTAAAGTACTTTCTGCAAGCAACAAATCACCATTTTTTGCATGGTATGCTTTTATGGATCCTCACAGAATCTATCAGGATAGTACTATTGCGGATGGCCACGCGCCAGAGTCTGTTGTAGTACCTCCCTACTTGGCTGATACCCCAGAAAGCAGAAAAGATCTGGCCAATTACTATGATGAAATTACCCGTATGGACCGTAACATTGGTCAGGTGATGAACATGCTAAGAGAAAAAGGAAAGCTGGAAAATACGCTTATCTTCTTTATGAGTGATAACGGTAAGCCCTTTACCCGTGCCAAAGGGACACTTTATGATGAAGGTATAAAGACTCCGTTTATTGTTAGCTGGCCCGGCAGGGTAGCCAGAAAAAGCGTAAGTGATGCTTTAGTAAGTATGATTGACCTTGCGCCTACCATACTGGAAGCCGCAGGCGTACAAAAATCTGAGCAAATGTATGGTAAAAGTCTTCTTCCCCTGTTTTATCGTCAGGAGAACAAAGGAGATGAATATGTATTTGCTGAAAGAAACTGGCATGATTGTGATGAGCACATGCGTAGTGTGCGTAGCGATAGTTTTAAACTGATTTTTAATGCTTATATAGACCTTCCGCATGGTACAGCTGCTGATCTGGCTGGAAGTCCAGCGCACCAGGCTTTGCTGCAACTCAAACGAAATGGAGAACTAAACCATGAACAGTCATTGGTTTTTCAAACACCCCGGCCTCAGGTTGAGTTTTACAACCTGATAGACGATCCCTGGGAGTTCAACAACCTGGCATACGATGTACAGTATAGGCCACTTATACAGAAACATATGCGTGCACTGATGGAATGGATGAAAAACACAGCCGATTTTGACCCTCACTACCGTAAACGATATGATAATACTGATAGGGTGAGCGGTACAATATTTATGTTCGGAAGACCAGGTTTATATAATGAACTTAAAGAAGACGATAATCCTTTAAGCCGCGTCCTTCAAAATGATTTTTTGTAA
- a CDS encoding S9 family peptidase produces the protein MKKFPLAPQKASVKEVHNTPLIDHYAWLQDKENPEVINYLHKENAYAEEVMQEHQDLQNELYHEMKSRIKADDQTAPVRIDNYYYYSRTEANKDYRIYCRKYGSLDAKEEVLLDANHLAEGHEYFHLGVYEVSPDHKLLAYAMDTDGSERYHLYFKNLEDHTLLVDQIENIADSATWAMDGETFFYVVQDESMRPYKVMRHQLNTRPTEDQSVFEEMDERFFVSVSLSKNQQYVLIDIGSKITTEVRLVSAFQPHSNFEVFLPREEHHEYEIYPHNDAFYIRTNWKASNFRLMKAPLHARSKEQWEEVLPHCSNIKVEGLDEFDSYLAVYQRANGLTQIHILEPRSNDSHLVSYDEAAYYVFGGNNPEFKTQKLRYHYTSLTQPNTIYAYDMLSREKEVLKKTEVPGGYDEKAYITERIEAKAEDGTNIPISLVYHKDTDPHAVNPLLLYGYGAYGINSEPYFNSNRVSLLDRGFIFAIAHIRGGADLGEEWYKAGKLFKKKNSFTDFIACAEHLIAKQYTDENHLCAIGGSAGGLLMGSVMNMRPDLFQAMIAKVPFVDVLNTMLDPDLPLTVTEYEEWGNPQQKEYFDYIRSYSPYDNVKAVDYPNLLITAGLNDPRVSYWEPAKWTAKLRVAKKDDNLLLLKTNMGAGHGGASGRYAYLEEIAFEYAFLLKVLAKTTVES, from the coding sequence ATGAAGAAGTTTCCTTTAGCACCTCAAAAAGCTAGCGTTAAAGAAGTACACAATACACCACTAATAGATCATTATGCCTGGCTTCAGGATAAAGAAAACCCTGAGGTTATCAACTACCTGCATAAAGAAAATGCGTATGCCGAGGAGGTAATGCAGGAGCATCAGGATTTACAGAATGAGCTTTATCATGAGATGAAGTCACGTATTAAAGCTGACGATCAAACTGCTCCTGTTCGTATAGACAATTACTATTACTACTCACGCACCGAGGCTAATAAAGATTACAGAATATATTGCCGAAAGTATGGCAGCCTTGATGCAAAAGAAGAAGTACTCCTAGACGCCAACCATTTGGCGGAAGGTCATGAGTATTTCCATCTGGGCGTATATGAAGTTAGTCCGGATCACAAACTTCTGGCTTATGCTATGGATACCGATGGGTCTGAAAGATATCACCTTTATTTTAAAAATCTGGAAGACCATACCTTGCTGGTAGATCAGATAGAGAACATTGCCGATTCTGCCACCTGGGCCATGGATGGGGAAACTTTCTTTTATGTAGTACAAGACGAGAGTATGCGCCCTTACAAAGTAATGCGTCATCAACTCAACACCCGCCCTACAGAAGACCAGTCGGTCTTTGAGGAAATGGACGAACGCTTTTTTGTATCGGTTAGCCTCTCTAAAAACCAGCAATATGTACTGATTGATATTGGCAGTAAAATTACAACTGAGGTCAGGCTGGTATCTGCCTTTCAGCCTCATTCAAATTTTGAAGTATTCCTTCCCCGTGAAGAGCATCACGAATACGAAATCTACCCGCACAATGATGCTTTTTATATACGCACCAACTGGAAGGCCAGCAATTTCAGGTTGATGAAAGCTCCTCTACATGCCAGAAGCAAAGAGCAGTGGGAAGAAGTTCTTCCACATTGTTCCAATATCAAAGTTGAAGGTCTGGATGAGTTTGATAGCTATCTTGCGGTGTACCAGAGAGCCAATGGCCTTACGCAAATCCATATTCTTGAACCCCGATCCAATGACTCACATCTGGTAAGTTACGATGAGGCAGCATACTATGTCTTTGGAGGCAATAACCCGGAGTTTAAAACGCAAAAACTACGTTACCACTATACTTCTCTTACCCAGCCTAATACAATATACGCCTACGATATGCTTAGCCGGGAAAAAGAGGTTTTGAAGAAAACCGAAGTACCTGGAGGTTATGATGAAAAAGCTTATATCACTGAAAGAATAGAAGCAAAAGCTGAAGACGGTACTAACATCCCTATCTCTCTGGTTTACCATAAAGATACTGACCCACATGCTGTTAATCCTTTGCTACTCTATGGATATGGGGCTTATGGCATTAATTCTGAGCCCTATTTTAACTCTAACCGAGTGAGTTTGCTAGACCGCGGCTTCATTTTCGCCATTGCACATATACGCGGAGGGGCAGACTTAGGAGAAGAATGGTACAAGGCAGGCAAACTGTTTAAGAAGAAAAATAGCTTTACCGATTTTATTGCCTGTGCAGAACACCTTATTGCCAAGCAATATACAGATGAAAATCATTTATGCGCTATTGGGGGTAGTGCCGGAGGTTTGCTTATGGGCTCAGTGATGAATATGCGTCCCGACTTATTTCAGGCCATGATTGCCAAAGTTCCTTTTGTAGATGTCCTGAATACTATGCTTGACCCTGATCTTCCTCTTACCGTTACCGAATACGAAGAATGGGGCAACCCTCAGCAAAAAGAATACTTTGATTACATACGCTCTTACTCACCATACGATAATGTAAAAGCAGTAGATTACCCTAACCTGCTGATTACTGCCGGCCTTAATGACCCTAGAGTAAGCTACTGGGAACCAGCAAAATGGACAGCAAAACTCAGAGTTGCTAAAAAGGATGATAACCTGCTATTGCTTAAAACCAATATGGGAGCCGGCCATGGTGGAGCATCCGGAAGATACGCCTACCTGGAAGAAATTGCCTTTGAATATGCTTTTTTACTCAAAGTATTGGCAAAGACAACCGTAGAATCATGA